In Myxococcales bacterium, the following proteins share a genomic window:
- a CDS encoding trypsin-like serine protease: MLRRGLPICLLLPLASALLACPGAGKDQCGDTRELDAVYYGTDHPTHVELSLGQERAIGVWANGAICTGTVIADGWVLTAVHCDITESQQFCIGTSLYEPDACFDIIRIINSPTYSYLGDAIELDLALVELADFDLAAHNVEPIPIVTQPLEFLLAIRPRPEVLANKKTAASARKSLSPRASRRWRHLVMAPSLFASRATASRASVAATQAGRSWSSTPPASCGWPARSKAAIAHALATIASPALIS; encoded by the coding sequence ATGCTCCGCCGCGGCCTGCCAATTTGCCTGCTTTTGCCGCTGGCGAGCGCCTTGCTCGCCTGCCCTGGCGCCGGCAAGGATCAATGCGGCGACACCCGCGAGCTAGACGCTGTATATTACGGCACTGATCATCCGACGCACGTGGAGCTCTCGCTTGGCCAAGAGCGCGCCATTGGGGTGTGGGCAAACGGCGCGATTTGCACCGGCACCGTCATCGCCGACGGCTGGGTCCTCACGGCGGTGCATTGCGACATTACGGAGTCGCAGCAATTTTGCATTGGCACCAGCCTCTACGAGCCCGATGCCTGCTTTGACATCATCCGCATCATCAACAGCCCAACCTACAGCTATCTCGGCGACGCCATCGAACTCGATCTCGCCCTCGTCGAGCTCGCCGATTTTGATCTGGCCGCGCACAACGTCGAGCCTATTCCCATCGTCACGCAACCGCTCGAATTTTTGTTGGCGATACGGCCGAGGCCGGAGGTTTTGGCGAACAAGAAAACGGCAGCATCGGCGAGAAAAAGTTTGTCGCCTCGCGCATCGAGGCGGTGGCGCCACCTAGTGATGGCGCCCAGTTTATTCGCATCGCGGGCGACGGCGAGCAGGGCGTCTGTGGCGGCGACTCAGGCGGGCCGCTCATGGTCATCGACTCCACCGGCGTCGTGCGGGTGGCCGGCGCGCTCAAAGGCGGCGATAGCTCATGCGTTGGCTACGATCGCTTCACCCGCGCTGATTTCATGA
- the pdxH gene encoding pyridoxamine 5'-phosphate oxidase has product MADGKLWHHGEGYQGDALDVGSVAASPFDQFRAWFAQAEAAALPKVNAMALATADPTGAPSVRMVLLKEMDETGFVFFTNYESRKGRELEARHDAALLFFWDALDRQVRIEGRVERVSAADSDAYFNVRPRESRMGAIASPQSKVIESRAALQARVDEVTARFDHAEPPRPAHWGGYRVVPQAIEFWQGQPSRLHDRLLYQRDGAAWSLVRLAP; this is encoded by the coding sequence ATGGCCGACGGGAAATTATGGCATCACGGCGAAGGCTATCAGGGCGACGCGTTGGACGTGGGCTCGGTAGCCGCCTCGCCGTTTGACCAATTTAGGGCGTGGTTTGCGCAGGCCGAGGCTGCCGCGCTGCCCAAGGTAAACGCGATGGCGCTGGCGACGGCTGACCCCACGGGGGCGCCCTCGGTGCGCATGGTGCTGCTCAAAGAAATGGACGAGACGGGGTTTGTGTTCTTTACCAACTACGAGAGCCGCAAGGGCCGCGAGCTGGAGGCGCGGCACGACGCGGCGCTGTTATTTTTTTGGGACGCGCTTGATCGCCAGGTGCGCATCGAGGGTCGCGTCGAGCGCGTGTCGGCCGCGGATTCGGATGCGTATTTCAACGTGCGGCCGCGCGAGAGCCGAATGGGCGCGATTGCGTCACCGCAGTCCAAGGTAATCGAAAGCCGCGCCGCGCTGCAGGCGCGCGTCGACGAGGTCACGGCGCGCTTTGATCACGCCGAGCCGCCACGGCCCGCACACTGGGGCGGCTATCGCGTGGTGCCGCAGGCCATCGAATTCTGGCAGGGGCAACCCAGCCGCCTGCACGATCGGTTGCTGTATCAACGCGACGGCGCGGCTTGGTCGCTTGTCCGTTTAGCGCCCTAA
- a CDS encoding FAD-dependent oxidoreductase, whose translation MARTKLFKSLQRLANQAWQTRRAALAANANPGASSQEATGGLTRRAWLQSTAALSLVAPLLKACNEGTERPPVVIVGGGLAGLHCAYRLLLADVPVILLESSDRTGGRTFSADDQMPSGQLIELGGELIDSGHLTMKALADEFNLALDDLVAESEGLLADTYYLDGQHVDKAAILNEFVDLADIMANAVAAAEADDAEFERIDAMSIPEWLENEAGLPSTSHLRMLLEAAYLGEYGLEVDEQSVFNMLYLIDYETTDDFLIFGDSDERFHLHAGSESIAKALRQRIDELDSNCIQTGAVVTDVSEGDTSGAVHYDVTAQTGAGQQHWVARHVVFALPFTRLREINISALGLPAEKLAIIDELGYGTNAKLMMQYSERVWKTQLDASGSSFSDVGELQTTWDTTRGQAGDAGIITNFVGGARGLAIGDGTAEARAVEVQPWLDTVFPGTAAAYVADSAVRMHWPTHPHTLGSYACYRPGQWAFYGLEGERVGNLHFAGEHCSLDFQGYMEGAAETGLAVAVEILEQYNIAPAGKVLPSGKATQTWARVLARQVRRDAQGKRLRRATRQHLIRQALGR comes from the coding sequence ATGGCTCGAACCAAACTTTTTAAATCCTTGCAGCGCCTCGCCAACCAGGCGTGGCAAACTCGCCGCGCCGCGCTTGCGGCCAACGCCAACCCGGGCGCGTCCTCGCAGGAAGCGACCGGCGGCCTCACCCGCCGCGCCTGGTTGCAAAGCACGGCGGCCCTAAGCCTCGTGGCGCCCTTGCTGAAGGCGTGCAACGAGGGCACCGAACGTCCCCCCGTCGTCATCGTCGGCGGCGGGCTCGCCGGCCTGCACTGCGCCTATCGCTTGCTGCTCGCCGACGTTCCCGTCATTTTGCTCGAATCTAGCGATCGCACCGGCGGCCGCACCTTTAGCGCGGATGACCAAATGCCAAGCGGCCAACTCATCGAACTTGGCGGCGAGCTCATCGATTCCGGGCACCTCACCATGAAGGCGCTGGCCGATGAATTTAACCTGGCGCTTGACGACTTGGTCGCTGAGTCAGAAGGGCTGCTCGCCGACACCTACTACCTCGATGGCCAACACGTCGACAAGGCCGCCATTCTCAATGAGTTTGTCGATCTTGCCGACATCATGGCCAATGCCGTGGCCGCCGCGGAGGCCGACGACGCCGAGTTCGAGCGCATCGACGCCATGTCGATTCCCGAGTGGCTCGAGAACGAGGCGGGGCTGCCGAGCACGTCGCATTTGCGGATGCTGCTGGAGGCGGCCTACCTCGGTGAGTATGGTCTTGAGGTAGACGAGCAATCAGTCTTCAACATGCTCTATCTCATCGACTACGAAACCACCGATGATTTTCTCATCTTCGGCGACTCCGATGAGCGCTTTCACCTCCACGCCGGTTCCGAGTCGATCGCCAAGGCGCTGAGGCAACGCATCGACGAGCTCGATAGCAATTGCATCCAAACCGGCGCCGTGGTCACCGATGTCTCGGAGGGCGACACCAGCGGCGCCGTCCACTACGACGTCACCGCGCAGACCGGCGCGGGCCAGCAGCACTGGGTCGCGCGGCATGTCGTCTTCGCGCTGCCATTCACCCGCCTACGCGAGATCAACATTAGCGCGCTGGGTCTCCCCGCGGAAAAGCTGGCCATCATCGACGAGCTCGGCTACGGCACCAACGCCAAGCTGATGATGCAGTATTCCGAGCGCGTATGGAAAACTCAGCTCGACGCCTCCGGGTCGTCGTTTTCCGATGTCGGCGAATTGCAAACCACGTGGGACACCACGCGCGGCCAGGCCGGCGACGCTGGCATCATCACCAACTTCGTCGGCGGAGCGCGCGGCCTTGCGATTGGCGATGGCACGGCCGAGGCGCGAGCGGTCGAGGTGCAGCCGTGGCTCGATACGGTCTTTCCAGGCACCGCCGCGGCCTATGTGGCGGACAGCGCCGTGCGCATGCACTGGCCAACCCATCCGCACACGCTTGGCAGCTATGCGTGTTACCGCCCGGGACAATGGGCATTTTATGGGCTCGAGGGTGAACGCGTCGGCAACCTTCACTTCGCCGGCGAACACTGCTCGCTCGATTTTCAAGGCTATATGGAAGGCGCCGCCGAAACCGGCTTAGCCGTCGCGGTCGAAATTCTCGAGCAGTACAATATCGCGCCCGCCGGCAAGGTGTTGCCATCTGGGAAGGCGACGCAAACATGGGCGAGGGTGCTCGCGCGACAAGTTCGCCGCGATGCCCAGGGTAAACGGCTGCGCCGCGCCACCCGCCAACACCTCATCCGCCAAGCCTTAGGGCGCTAA